One window of the Rhodothermales bacterium genome contains the following:
- a CDS encoding 3-hydroxyacyl-CoA dehydrogenase, whose amino-acid sequence MDLKGSAFIVTGGGSGLGAGTAARFREYGANVVVADINQEAGEEHARRIGARFVHTDVTSEESTQAAVQACRETFGKVSGVVNCAGILVGRRTLGRKGPHDLESFARIVQVNLVGTFNVIRLAAAAMADNEPGEDGERGVIINTASIAAYDGQIGQAAYSASKGGVVGMTLPIARDLSGLGIRVVTIAPGVMLTPMVSGMPAEVQESLAAQIPFPSRLGTPEDYAFLAQHIVENRMLNGEVIRLDGAIRMGPK is encoded by the coding sequence ATGGATCTCAAGGGAAGCGCATTTATCGTGACCGGCGGTGGTTCGGGTCTGGGTGCCGGCACGGCCGCCCGTTTTCGCGAGTACGGGGCCAACGTGGTCGTGGCCGACATCAACCAGGAAGCCGGTGAGGAGCACGCCCGGCGCATCGGTGCCCGTTTTGTGCACACGGACGTGACCTCCGAAGAAAGCACGCAGGCCGCGGTGCAGGCATGTCGGGAGACGTTCGGCAAGGTCAGCGGTGTGGTCAATTGCGCGGGCATCCTGGTAGGCCGGCGCACGCTGGGGCGCAAGGGACCCCATGACCTCGAGAGCTTTGCCCGGATTGTTCAGGTCAACCTGGTAGGCACGTTCAACGTCATCCGTCTCGCCGCAGCTGCGATGGCGGACAACGAGCCAGGCGAGGACGGCGAGCGCGGCGTGATCATCAATACCGCTTCTATCGCCGCCTACGACGGTCAGATCGGGCAGGCGGCCTACAGTGCGTCGAAGGGGGGCGTAGTCGGCATGACCCTGCCCATCGCCCGTGATCTGTCGGGGCTCGGCATCCGCGTCGTGACCATTGCGCCCGGAGTGATGCTGACGCCCATGGTCTCCGGCATGCCGGCGGAGGTGCAGGAGTCGCTGGCTGCCCAGATCCCGTTCCCGTCGCGACTTGGCACGCCGGAGGACTATGCGTTTCTGGCCCAGCACATCGTGGAGAATCGCATGCTGAACGGGGAAGTGATACGGCTTGACGGCGCGATCCGCATGGGGCCGAAGTAG
- a CDS encoding T9SS type A sorting domain-containing protein → MADFALDGTHYTRARGLTRYQIPASSDVKAFWGSSVLIQGRVGGDTLVTSPWQYESLFSPGPWPESVEDVTQERCDRFDRVWSVSRRQIEHDEDVEWPIELGASVLEGDGNPDSFDPRYDVPAALGDHMLWWVMHDQGAEERRGHNPTRPLGIEVRVSAWAFDRADVLDKQTFLKYQVTYRGTRRANQVYLGFFVDGESGDTYEDYSGTDTTRQMVYFYSMVDRDRAYPNVPPPATGAMLIQGPTGDDGQEIGLTASWHPLDDSCCWPWRTVEHFRYARGFHTSGPPLVEGGLGRGAGIPGERRSMHQYPGDPVAGSYWSNENMDGAGERFGGGHREAFMYFGPFTMDPGDEQEMIVALLWAQGADRLDSVVKLREVADIVRENRDFITSPTVSARPSPDIPDNARLALSGNRPNPFSARTRIEFELPVPATLELHVFDLLGRHVTTLADGPYDAGQHSAEFAAAGLTPGVYYYRFRIGGSVFTRPMILVR, encoded by the coding sequence GTGGCCGATTTCGCGCTGGACGGCACGCATTACACCAGGGCAAGAGGGCTGACGCGGTATCAGATCCCCGCGTCCTCCGACGTCAAGGCGTTCTGGGGTAGTTCCGTGCTCATCCAGGGCAGGGTAGGCGGCGATACCCTGGTCACCAGTCCGTGGCAATACGAAAGCCTGTTCTCGCCGGGGCCGTGGCCCGAGTCGGTTGAGGACGTGACGCAGGAGCGGTGCGACCGCTTCGACCGCGTGTGGAGCGTCTCGCGCAGGCAGATTGAGCACGATGAAGATGTGGAGTGGCCCATCGAACTGGGTGCGTCCGTGCTTGAGGGCGACGGCAACCCGGATTCCTTCGACCCCCGCTATGACGTGCCGGCCGCGCTCGGCGATCACATGCTCTGGTGGGTCATGCACGACCAGGGAGCCGAGGAGCGCCGAGGTCACAATCCCACGCGTCCGCTCGGAATCGAGGTTCGGGTGTCCGCCTGGGCCTTCGACCGAGCCGACGTGCTCGACAAGCAGACATTCCTGAAGTACCAGGTGACGTACCGCGGCACCAGGCGCGCGAATCAGGTGTACCTCGGTTTCTTTGTCGATGGTGAGTCCGGCGATACGTACGAGGACTACTCAGGGACAGACACCACGCGTCAGATGGTGTACTTCTACAGCATGGTCGACAGGGACCGGGCCTATCCGAACGTGCCGCCTCCCGCCACCGGCGCCATGTTGATCCAGGGCCCCACTGGGGACGATGGGCAGGAGATCGGCCTGACGGCCTCGTGGCACCCACTGGACGATTCCTGCTGCTGGCCCTGGCGCACCGTAGAGCATTTTCGATATGCCCGTGGCTTCCACACATCAGGCCCGCCGCTGGTGGAGGGTGGGCTTGGAAGAGGCGCCGGAATCCCCGGTGAGCGGCGCAGCATGCACCAGTACCCCGGGGATCCTGTCGCCGGCAGCTACTGGTCCAACGAGAACATGGACGGCGCCGGCGAGCGCTTCGGTGGCGGCCACCGGGAGGCGTTCATGTACTTCGGACCCTTCACGATGGACCCCGGAGACGAGCAGGAGATGATAGTGGCCCTGTTGTGGGCACAAGGCGCCGACCGGTTGGATTCCGTCGTGAAGCTGCGCGAGGTGGCCGACATCGTGCGCGAGAACCGAGACTTCATTACATCACCGACGGTCTCGGCACGCCCCAGTCCGGACATTCCGGACAATGCGCGCCTGGCGCTCTCCGGAAATCGGCCGAACCCGTTTTCCGCTCGCACACGGATCGAGTTCGAGCTCCCGGTGCCCGCCACCCTGGAACTGCACGTTTTTGACCTGCTGGGACGCCACGTGACTACGCTGGCGGACGGGCCCTACGATGCCGGGCAGCATTCCGCCGAGTTCGCTGCCGCCGGCCTGACGCCCGGTGTCTACTACTACCGCTTCCGCATCGGTGGATCGGTATTCACCCGGCCGATGATCCTCGTGCGCTGA
- a CDS encoding FAD-dependent monooxygenase: MIDVAIVGGGPVGLDLANRLVQAHRTVRVLEKRAAIGTHSRSIGIHPPSLEMLRETGVTDELLARGVHIREGIAYVSGREAGRIDMRLLPPPFPFVLAIPQYVTEQVLQDRLPAECITRGVEVTALTQHQDRVVLQTPDGPVAARFVVGADGQHSTVRTLLGIPFRGGAYRDRYLMGDFSDTTDFGERAAIFLDPDGLTEAFPLPGKIRRWVVRLQDRDDAEADVHRLIHLVRQRTDHRPDPATNTMLSAFRVYRLLAERLNHGRVILAGDAAHVVSPIGGQGMNVGWLDGRHAAGILQQALDGADHRPLFEAYTRRRRRTARQAARRAEFNMAFGRPGPLAPFMRAGARAILWPPLARLAVQRFTMRGLT, from the coding sequence ATGATTGACGTGGCGATTGTCGGGGGTGGTCCTGTAGGCCTGGACCTGGCGAACCGCCTGGTCCAGGCCCACAGGACCGTGCGCGTGCTGGAGAAGCGAGCCGCCATCGGCACGCACTCCCGATCCATCGGCATTCATCCGCCCAGCCTGGAGATGCTGCGCGAGACGGGAGTCACCGACGAGCTGCTGGCGCGCGGCGTGCACATCCGGGAGGGCATCGCCTACGTGTCAGGCCGGGAAGCGGGCCGCATCGACATGAGGTTGCTGCCTCCTCCCTTTCCGTTCGTGCTGGCCATCCCGCAGTACGTCACCGAGCAGGTCCTGCAAGACCGGCTGCCTGCCGAGTGCATCACGCGCGGCGTGGAGGTGACCGCACTGACCCAGCATCAGGATCGGGTGGTCCTGCAAACTCCTGACGGACCAGTCGCCGCCCGGTTTGTGGTGGGTGCCGACGGACAGCATTCGACCGTGCGCACCCTGCTGGGTATCCCGTTCCGTGGAGGCGCCTACCGGGACCGATATCTCATGGGCGACTTCTCGGACACCACGGATTTTGGTGAGCGTGCCGCCATCTTCCTGGACCCAGACGGGCTAACCGAGGCTTTTCCCCTACCCGGCAAGATCCGGCGGTGGGTGGTGCGCTTGCAGGACCGTGACGACGCAGAAGCCGACGTTCACCGCCTCATCCATCTGGTACGACAGCGCACCGACCACCGACCGGACCCCGCCACCAACACCATGCTGTCCGCCTTCCGGGTCTACCGCCTGCTCGCTGAGCGGCTGAACCACGGCCGCGTGATCCTGGCCGGAGACGCCGCACACGTAGTCAGCCCCATCGGCGGCCAGGGCATGAACGTCGGCTGGCTGGACGGCCGGCACGCCGCCGGAATCCTGCAGCAAGCCCTGGACGGCGCCGACCACCGGCCTTTGTTCGAGGCCTACACCCGCCGTCGCCGCCGCACCGCGCGGCAAGCCGCGCGGCGCGCCGAGTTCAACATGGCCTTCGGCCGCCCCGGACCGCTGGCGCCCTTCATGCGAGCGGGGGCCAGAGCGATCCTCTGGCCCCCGCTCGCACGCCTGGCCGTGCAGCGCTTCACCATGCGCGGACTTACTTGA
- a CDS encoding response regulator produces MPQNADQYQRQDLNRLNHEIRTAMNAIVGVTGLLASTPLDPEQAEYLESIRNGTDAVAGLLEEMSERLASPRSVRPRSLEVWDDARPEEAEATQAGSRLLLVEDNLINRRVITRLLEKLGHSVETAGNGREACEAVERTDFDLVFMDIQMPVMDGLEATRYIRAHIPSERQPWIVALTAAVLPEDREACGRAGADDYLGKPVRTEELQEAIIRAKRRETRAA; encoded by the coding sequence ATGCCGCAGAACGCGGACCAGTATCAACGACAGGATCTCAATCGGCTCAACCACGAGATCCGTACGGCCATGAACGCCATCGTCGGTGTGACGGGCCTGCTGGCGTCTACCCCGCTCGACCCGGAGCAGGCCGAGTATTTGGAATCGATTCGCAACGGGACTGATGCCGTCGCGGGTTTGCTGGAGGAGATGAGCGAACGGCTGGCTTCGCCCCGAAGCGTGCGCCCGCGGTCCCTGGAGGTCTGGGACGACGCGCGGCCGGAAGAGGCCGAGGCCACCCAGGCGGGCAGCCGCCTCCTCCTCGTGGAGGACAACCTGATAAATCGTAGGGTCATTACGCGCCTGCTGGAGAAGCTCGGCCATAGCGTCGAAACTGCCGGAAATGGTCGCGAGGCCTGCGAAGCCGTTGAACGGACCGACTTCGACCTGGTGTTCATGGATATCCAGATGCCCGTCATGGACGGCCTCGAGGCAACCCGGTACATCCGCGCCCACATCCCCTCGGAGAGGCAGCCCTGGATTGTCGCGCTGACGGCGGCCGTGCTTCCGGAGGATCGCGAGGCCTGCGGCCGCGCCGGCGCCGACGACTACCTGGGCAAGCCCGTGCGCACGGAAGAGCTGCAGGAGGCGATCATACGCGCAAAACGCAGGGAGACCCGCGCCGCGTGA
- a CDS encoding pyridoxal-phosphate dependent enzyme: MFQDLVHQAEAALAPVIRETPCEYSEPLSDHLGVPVHLKLECLQITGSFKIRGAWFALSRLKEAGQTRVATVSAGNHGIGVAWAGRMLGLEVRIYVPRSVDAAKAAHLESLGAELVRSEFDGFDDTELWALGQIEAARIPFLSAYDDERILAANGGTLMLEIRRQVPDVETVVVPVGGGGMSGGMVSCDEAPARLVAAQTAASPALRRSLKLGSAVTRLETGDTLAGGLEGGIGQTGFAALRDRVKQVIEVSEPAIAMGMRWMLEHHHYVIEPSSAVAVAACLDPAVQVSGPTVVVLSGRNVALDTVRAVVA; the protein is encoded by the coding sequence ATGTTCCAGGACCTTGTGCACCAGGCCGAAGCTGCGCTCGCACCGGTTATCCGCGAGACGCCGTGTGAATACAGCGAGCCCCTGTCGGATCACCTGGGGGTACCGGTCCACCTCAAACTGGAATGCCTGCAGATCACCGGCTCGTTCAAGATCCGAGGCGCCTGGTTCGCGCTGAGCCGGCTGAAGGAAGCGGGCCAAACCCGCGTCGCCACGGTTTCGGCGGGCAACCATGGCATCGGCGTCGCCTGGGCCGGCCGCATGCTCGGTCTCGAGGTGCGCATCTACGTGCCCCGATCGGTGGATGCTGCAAAGGCCGCCCACCTGGAGTCCCTCGGCGCGGAGCTCGTTCGCAGCGAGTTCGACGGCTTCGACGACACGGAGCTCTGGGCGCTCGGGCAAATCGAGGCCGCACGCATCCCGTTCCTCAGCGCCTATGACGACGAACGCATCCTCGCCGCCAACGGCGGCACGCTGATGCTTGAGATTCGGCGTCAGGTCCCGGATGTCGAAACCGTGGTCGTGCCAGTGGGCGGCGGCGGCATGTCCGGGGGCATGGTTTCGTGCGATGAGGCCCCGGCTCGCCTCGTAGCAGCCCAGACGGCCGCAAGTCCGGCGCTCAGACGCTCTCTGAAGCTGGGAAGTGCGGTGACCCGTCTGGAAACGGGCGATACGCTCGCCGGCGGCCTGGAAGGAGGCATCGGGCAAACGGGATTCGCCGCTCTGAGGGACCGGGTGAAGCAGGTGATTGAGGTTTCCGAGCCGGCCATCGCCATGGGCATGCGATGGATGCTGGAGCACCATCACTATGTGATTGAGCCGAGTTCGGCGGTGGCCGTGGCGGCCTGTCTGGATCCGGCCGTGCAGGTCTCGGGGCCGACGGTGGTGGTCCTGAGCGGGCGAAACGTCGCGCTGGATACGGTGCGTGCCGTGGTGGCCTGA
- a CDS encoding aldehyde dehydrogenase family protein, which yields MEEILSPALTDGVNPRLMDQLTTGAMLLRAEGASARIDRLQRLREAILNHREALYQAFMDDLGKDQDSVDLQALLPIGMELEHTVANVRNWIRSRRVASPLPYRGSRSEIHVDPKGVVLIMGAWNYPLLLTLGPLISAVAAGCAVCIKPSEQAPAVAAVVEDIVDACFNDEEVQVVQGDARIAQSLTALPFDHIFFTGSTRVGALVMQKAAESLTPVTLELGGKSPTIVDQTADLKRAAERIVWGKFTNSGQTCVATDYIYVHHTRQDALVKELRTQIARLYPTEESTGRIVNAGHHMRLAAMTADAVAHGAKIVEGGGTSVDDLCIEPTILTNVDPNSLVMQEEIFGPILPVLPYTDLSDAIDGINERPVPLAMYVFTAREGVVRRLLKETRSGGLVVNDTVIQYGNPHLPFGGVGASGIGRAHGYWGFLEFSNVRSVLRQRRGWSWTSLLYPPYTGWKKPAITWLLKKFGMR from the coding sequence ATGGAAGAGATTCTCTCACCTGCTTTGACCGACGGCGTCAATCCCCGGCTGATGGACCAGCTGACGACGGGAGCGATGCTACTGCGCGCCGAGGGTGCTTCGGCCCGCATCGACCGCCTTCAGCGTTTGCGCGAGGCCATCCTGAACCATCGGGAAGCCCTCTACCAGGCGTTCATGGACGATCTGGGCAAGGACCAGGATTCGGTAGACCTCCAGGCACTGCTGCCGATCGGCATGGAGCTGGAGCACACGGTCGCGAACGTGCGCAACTGGATTCGCAGCCGCCGCGTGGCGTCGCCGTTGCCATACCGGGGCTCTCGCAGCGAAATCCATGTGGACCCGAAAGGTGTGGTACTCATCATGGGCGCGTGGAACTATCCGTTGTTGCTGACCCTCGGGCCACTGATCAGCGCGGTCGCGGCCGGGTGCGCGGTGTGCATCAAGCCTTCGGAACAGGCACCAGCCGTCGCGGCCGTGGTGGAGGACATTGTCGACGCCTGCTTCAACGATGAAGAGGTGCAGGTTGTCCAGGGGGACGCGCGTATTGCGCAATCCCTGACGGCGCTGCCGTTCGACCACATTTTCTTTACCGGCAGTACCCGGGTGGGCGCCCTGGTGATGCAGAAGGCCGCCGAGTCGCTGACGCCGGTGACGCTGGAGCTGGGCGGCAAGTCACCGACCATCGTGGACCAGACCGCGGACCTCAAGCGCGCCGCAGAGCGCATCGTCTGGGGCAAGTTCACGAACAGCGGACAAACCTGCGTGGCCACGGACTACATCTATGTGCACCACACCCGGCAGGACGCACTGGTGAAGGAGCTTCGCACGCAGATCGCCAGGCTCTACCCGACCGAAGAGAGCACCGGGCGCATCGTGAACGCCGGGCATCACATGCGCCTGGCCGCGATGACTGCGGACGCGGTGGCACATGGCGCGAAGATCGTCGAGGGCGGGGGCACCTCCGTGGACGACCTGTGTATCGAGCCGACCATTCTCACGAATGTGGATCCGAACTCGCTCGTGATGCAGGAGGAGATCTTCGGCCCCATCCTGCCGGTTCTGCCCTACACCGACCTGTCGGACGCCATCGACGGCATCAATGAGCGGCCCGTTCCCCTGGCGATGTACGTGTTTACGGCCCGAGAGGGGGTGGTGCGGCGCCTGCTGAAAGAGACGAGGAGCGGCGGCCTGGTCGTGAACGACACCGTAATCCAATACGGCAACCCCCACCTGCCCTTCGGCGGCGTCGGTGCCAGCGGCATCGGCCGTGCGCACGGCTACTGGGGCTTCCTGGAGTTCTCCAACGTGCGCAGCGTGCTGCGGCAGCGCCGCGGCTGGTCGTGGACATCCCTGCTCTACCCCCCGTATACCGGGTGGAAGAAGCCGGCCATCACGTGGCTGCTCAAGAAGTTCGGGATGCGGTAA